The genomic DNA CACATGCGCTATAAAGAACACCTTCCTTTTCAAGAAACTTATTCAAAAGGCCTGTCAAGATGCCTATGGTAAGGGTCATTGTTCCTGATGTTTTTGTATTGATCCCTTTTGTTTTCAGTATCGCCTTGTTATTTGATTTGACTGCAGCTATTCTATCATGAATATTGTTCTTTTCTTTAAGTATATTGTCGTTGTCTTCCGCTACGGGATCCTCTATTATGAATACCTTCACATCAAATCCTGATGATTGCTCAATGCTGATGCCTCCAAATCCTGTCGTATCAATAACTATGTCTCCGGAGTAAATCAAATCAAGATTTGATGAAAATTCAATGTGATTTTTTAGCTTTCCTCCCAAACCAGTGTACAATAGATCTTCCAAATGAGGATAAATGTCTATCAATAGTATGTTATTGTATTTCTCGCTTAGTTTTTTAACTATCCCCACGCCTGTGAAGTATGTTCCAATCACCACTATTCTAGTGTTCACGTCAACTTTTAAGCTTTCAATATAATCGTAAACGGCATTGGACTTTTTAAAAATAATCTCATTGAAAATGTCAATTAGCTTAGTTTCAGATTTAATGGTAAGTACTTCAGAGGTTATTCCGGTATCTACATTCATTGTTTAACCTTCTATTTTTGTAAAACCAATTTTTTCAAGCGCTTCACAGGCTTCATCGTAAACCGCTTCCTCAATTGATTTTTTATGAATTAAATGTGATGGGGAGGTTCCTGCAGTGAGGATTCTTCCCTTGTTGTCAATGAAAATGAGTAGTGATCCTGA from uncultured Methanobrevibacter sp. includes the following:
- a CDS encoding SAM-dependent methyltransferase HcgC family protein, which encodes MNVDTGITSEVLTIKSETKLIDIFNEIIFKKSNAVYDYIESLKVDVNTRIVVIGTYFTGVGIVKKLSEKYNNILLIDIYPHLEDLLYTGLGGKLKNHIEFSSNLDLIYSGDIVIDTTGFGGISIEQSSGFDVKVFIIEDPVAEDNDNILKEKNNIHDRIAAVKSNNKAILKTKGINTKTSGTMTLTIGILTGLLNKFLEKEGVLYSACEMGFYEEVIFKEKNIKKFIELANANAFKVSTIKPFNLDEMIHDELNRITSEMI